TACATCTGGGAAACGTCACTCTTCTTCCCAAGTCACCCACACTTTCCGTTCTCGGCTACTATCAACATCCAGCGTGACAAAGAAATCCGGTCCGCGAAAATCTTGATTCATCGCTTGAGTGCGGCTGTAATAGACAAACATATTGCCGCCTGCGAAGAAATCAGACCGATCGTGGAGCGCAGACTGCACAGAGCGAATTAAAAGATTCATCGCAATGCGTGGCGAGGACTTTCCAAGGGTTCTCCATCGTCAAAAACTAAATCAGTCGGGGGCATCGGAATGTCTTGGATTTGGACTTCCGCATCGGTTGAGGTCTGTTCGGTGGGCATTTCCATAAACCCCTCGACCTAGAATCGGTCGGTCAGCGCAATTGCCTCCTTATTCTACGTTTACCCAGCAGTGCTGTCACTGTAATCATAATGTGAGCCATTCTGAAAGCATAATGTGAGCCAAAAAACTCCTAAACTGCTGATTCTGCTGTTCCTTCTTCTAATTTTTCTTCACTGCTTTGAAACCGTAATTTGAGCAGAAGTTCAAGGCTGAAATCATAATCTGAGCGATCGCCCAACGCTAAGACTGGTACGTAGTAGGGATACTGCTAGAATTGCACTCCAAATCTAGTCGAGCGGAAACCGCATTGGCACATTGAACTGCCACAATTACTAGACAACTTCCTCAGAATTGAAAATTTATTCCCTTGTCTGTAAAAGTACAGGTTTGGATCGCAGCGCAATGTTTAGAAAGCAAAGCTGGCGAGGGTTATGGGACGTATATAGTAGGTGTTCTGTCCTAAATTCATGTCTTAAATCGCGATCGCTCCTCAGTTTTGAAAGCATAAGTTGAGAAACTGGCTCACATTATGCTTTCAGTCACAAGTGCGGATCAGCTTAGATTTTTGATATAAGATAATAATCAATTATCTTGACTCTAGCGAAACTCTAACGATGTTCGATATAAGTACAAATTTACTAATTAAATTTACGTAATTTTGTACTAGCAAATTTGCATGAACTCTTAATGAAAAGCAGATTTGGGCGACTAAGGGTTAATAAAAGGAGAAGCCGTGCCACAGAATCCTGATCCAAAATGCAAAATTTGTTCTGCCCTCAGTGATGTCGAGGCAAAACAGCTTCATGATGCTGCCCAAGGTGGGGATGGCTGTTGGGCAGGAGATCCTTGTCATAAGCTTCGTTATTATTATGCCAACCAAGAAACAATTAATGCTCAACGTCGAGAAAAATACAAACGCAAAAAACTTGCCAAACAGCAAGCTGCGAGCAGGCAAGCCTGTGCTGGAGGCATCGAACATTTAAAAGTGCAGAGCAGCGATATCTCGACTTCGGATTTGCTTAGAACTTGGACACCCCAAGCGGCTCCTGTCCTGCCTCCAGAGCGTGTCTATGTTCAATTGCTGTGGTATCGTGAAACGCCAAAGGATCGATTACACGCGATCGGGGCTTTGCTGCTTTTAGGAGATCAGACGATCGCATTTTCTGGACCTTATCACTGCCGAGGACTCGCACCAAAAGACGTAACAGAGCAACTGATTCCCAGTATGGTGAGGGCACTCAACCAAGTTCTAAACGAAAACTTTCCGGAATACGAGACCTACCGCATCGGGCGATTGCATGATGAAGGTGACGAACGACATCCGGCACTTTGTCCGCTCTGTACTGGTCGCTCAATCCGATGAACTGATTAGAAAGTATTTATGGATAGTCAGCAACTCGAACTTGATTTATGGCGATCGCTAGAAATAGCGACCGAATTTCTTGACGAGAAAGATGTGCTGGCGACTGTATTGCAAACCTATGACCAGTGGGTTGCAACGATCGCGACTCAATCTGCTTCTGCACAGCTTGAATTGGCTGGGGAGATTTTGCAACGCATGGCAGAACTTGTCTGCTTAAGATCCGATATCTTGATCGAGGAGTGGAAGCAGCGGCACAATCCGGTTGAGCCGATTGTCGATATTTCCGGTCGGGTTGATTTGGTAATGCAGACGCAGGAGTTTGATTTATCGTGGTTGATCGAACATGACCTTCCAGCGCCCTACCCAGAGTACCGCAAATCCCCAACTAAAATAGAACCCATCGAATCTGCGGCAGGGCTGGTAGATACTGCCCAACTGGTCACCGTGATGGGTGATCAGTTACAACAACAAGCGAAATTGACGGATGCTGAAGCCGCTGAAGCATTTAAAGCCGCAATGGAGACTGCCCATGATGAAGATGTCGCTCAGTGGACACAAACGATCATTACTTTTTGGGAGACGGCTCAGATTGGTGCAATTTCATTTGTGGAGCTATGTCAGCAGCTAAACCGACCGTGGATCGAAGTTTGGCTGGCGTTATTATTAGGAGGATTCTTGCTGGAACTGCGGGGTGATTGGTACGAAGGTGAAATCTGGATTGTTGGATATACTCAACGCTGAAATTTTTTAAGTCTTGTCATTTCTAGATTGCTGGTGAATTAAAAGTATGGTTGCTCGATCATTCCCACAAGTTGAAGCCCATTTGATGCCGCTACCTCTCGACGATCGCACCGTGGCTCCGAGGCGAAGAGGGAAGACAGCGACAATCCAGCTACCCCTGACTGATATTCGCAGTGTGAAAGTGCGAGAGTTTCTAAATGCAAGCGGCTTTGAACGGAATACTCGTAGAAACTACGAACGTGAACTCTACCGATTCTTGTCTTGGTCGGAGTTGCTGTGGAGTGAGATCAAACCGCATCATCTCAATGCTCACTATCTGTGGTACTTGACTGAGGAGGTGCGAACTAGCCAAGGGAACCTGCTTTCAACTAGCAGTCGAAATCTAGCAGTGATGGCGTTGCGGAGCTTTTTTGCTTGGCTGCACAAAACGTATCCTGATTTAGTCTTCACAAATCCAGCGATCGGGCTAAAAGGAAAGGCAATTCCCCTGCCTGAAGCGCAGAGTTTAACCGAGGAACAGCAGGCATCAGTTTGGAACGCGGTTGCCCAACGGGGAGAAACGCAATTACGCGATCGCGCTCTCGTTCACATTCTCAGCCACGGCTTACGAGCAGGTGAGGTGGTTGATTTGAATATGGGGGCGATTGGCAATCATACGACCGATGGGGTCAGCGGCAAAGTTCTTTTCATCGCAAATACAAAGACCGATCGCCCCCGAATTGTTCCACTTGACCCCGCTTCTTGGGCAGAAATTGAATCCTATCTGAACTGGCGTAGAAGTCAGGGAGAGGAACTCAGTTGCGATCGCCCATTGCTACTCTCGCATCATGTGACTCGTCGTGGGGAGCGACTGACGTATCATGGAATTTACTTTGCGATTGAAAAAATTGGAGAATTAGCTGAAATCCAACATCTGCACCCTCACTTATTTCGACATACCTACCTGACAGAATTGTTATTAGATGACATTGATCCAGCTCATGCCCGTCGATTAGGGGGAATTGAGAGCGAGTCTGTATTTCGTCGTTATACCCTTCGCGCTGAACAAGAAGCTGCCATTAATGCTTTCTTTAGAAACTGTCAGAAACGTCTGCGAAGTCTAGGCACATCCGGCTCAAACAATGCTCTTTCCTTTCCGCCATCTCAACTAGAGAATCAAGTACAGACAGAGAGGCTAGAAATTGCCCGTAAGCTCCTGAGAGAAGGAGTTACATTGGAAGTTGTTGCGCGATCGCTTGATCTGTCATTTCAAATTCTTCAAGACCTGCAACACGCTGAAGATCTCGTATAACTTTCAGAATTGAGCCTAGAAATATAAAAAACCTTCTGTACTGCAACGTTGCAGTACAGAAAATCGAGCGTTTTCTAAACTTGAATCGAGGCGAGTGGGCGCTAGAAGATCAAAATGCCCGAAAGTCGGAATCAATTTCCAAGCAGAACTTTTCGTAAGCGGCGACCATGCCGCTATTGCAGCACGACGAGACGTTTGATCAAGAATATTTTTATCGCCAAACCGCCTCCAGATTTGCTACACCGAAATGGTAGGCATCTTGTAGGAAAGCAATCATGGCAGCATCAGATGAATCCGCATTGCATATCACTCGACGCAAAATTCTTCAATTTGCTGGATTAGCAGCAGGAGCCGCTACGTTTCCCACCGCTTGTAAAGCAATGACGACTTCGACTGAAATTGATCATGCTGCTGAAGCAGCAAATTCTACCAGCGTCTCTAAGGGGCAAATGAGTCGGGTTGTCCTGATCAAAACTGAGGATCGAGTCACAGGCACTCGTAAAGCGATCGATCTTCTACAACCGGATGCGATCGCAGGCAAAACCGTCTTTCTCAAGCCGAACTACAATACCGCTGACCCCGCCCCTGCCGCCACAGACACTCGGTTACTTGAAGCCTTAATCCAAGAATTACAGAATGCTAAAGCTGGACAAATTACGATCGGCGATCGCAGTGGTATGGCGAACACCCGCGAGGCAATGACGAGCAAGGGCGTGTTTCAACTTGCCGATCGATTTGGCGTGAATGCGATCGTCCTCGACGAATTGAAGGCGGACGATTGGCAACTCTTTCCCGCTCAAGGGACACATTGGAGTCGGGGGTTTGCTTTTGCTCGTCCAATTTTGAACGCAGGCGCGATCGTCAATACCTGCTGTCTGAAAACGCATCGCTTTGGTGGGCACTTCACACTCTCACTTAAAAATAGTGTCGGCATGGTGGCGAAATATGTTCCAGGCAACGATTACAACTACATGAGCGAATTGCATTCCTCGCCGCACCAACGATTAATGGTTGCAGAAATTAATAAAGCCTACCAGCCTGCACTCGTGTTACTGGATGGCGTAGAAGCACTGGTCAATGGAGGACCGGAAGCTGGAAAGCAAGTGAAATCAAATGTCATCTTGGCAGGAACGGATCGTGTGGCGGTTGATGTCGTTGCGATTGGGATTCTGCGATCGCTTGGCACAACCGAAGCAGTCTCCCGTGGCTCGATTTGGCAACTCGAACAAATTCGCCGTGCTGTAGAGTTAGGGCTAGGAGCGACCCAAGCAGAGCAGATAGAAATTATCACAGCAGATAAAGCAAGCCGAGCGATGGCAGATCAAATTCGTAAATTGCTCATCGTTTGAACTCCCAATCGTGAGGTCTAAATATGGAGCTGCATGTTTAACGGTATGGCAGGAGCGACCGCGTTCAGATCTACTGTTTTGGAGAGGAGGGTGAGGGTGAGAAATGTTTCGATTGAAAAGGCTTCATTCTGCATTGCTAGGAATTTTGTGAAACCCGAATACATCCTGGATGGTCGTCGTACCACAACTCTGAAAGCGTTTTATGCCGAGATTGGTCAGGTTTTATTAGCAGGACAACCGTGGGGTGAGAGCCTCGAAGCGCTTGACCAAGTTTTACGAGGAGACTATGGACTCTTGCCTGAAACGTTTCGACTAATTTGGATGAATGCAGCGATCGCTCGATCCGCATTGAGCTATCCCGAAACTGTAGAGCAACTGCTGCAACAATTGCGAGAGTGCCACCCCACTGTTTTGATTAAGACTGCTTGGGCATTACGAGCAGCCCTGCGAGAACAGGGTCCGACGGTATTCGATTGGCTAGTGGAACGAATGGATCATCATTCGAGTGTAGAACTCGTTCTGGTCGAGATTGAAGGTGTAGATGATGCTTAATGAGTATTCGGGTATTCATCCAACTTCTGAGCTAAGAGTGCGACAGCCGCTTCGTAATCTTTGCCCACGAGGTAGGAAAAATGATAGTAGCTAGCAAGATAGAAATCGCAGCCAAACTTCTGGTAGCGATCGGCGATCGCCAAAAATCCATAACGAGCATCAGTAGGCTCTGTGAACCAATCGCGATGGTAAGCATCTTGAAGAAATAATGTGACTGTCTGTTGATCGGCGCTGGAAATTAATCGAATGGGAGTAATACTGGCGTGATGAGATCGTGGGACAGGCAGCAACAGCGGATACCCTTCAAGGGTGAGAAACTCTGCCAAACTATCTTCGCTGCGGGGGAAGTAAGATTCCTCTGGTAACTTAAGAAAATGATGCCACGCCATCCAAAATTCGTGTTTGCTGTCAAATCCTGGATCGATATCTAAGCGCCATTGTTGGTCTTGGCACAGATCATCGAGAACAGCTTGAGGTAAATCCACGAGTTTCATGACTGCTTTGCCTACAATTCTTTTGTGCAGATAGTACAAATTATTCTAAATAAGAAGTGTTTAGCTTTTTGAGCGGCTTGATCTTTGCCATTCTACGAATAGCGCTATTGATCGAGTAATTCATCGACATCAATTCCTCTCGCTCGAAGCTGCTCAATCAGGCGTGCATTCTCTTGTTCCGCTTGTTCCGCTCTGGCTCGTTCTGCTTCTTCAGATAGCGGGACTAGCCGCCCATCAGCATCATAAAATCGCAACCATTGACAAGTTCCAGTAGCAGGCTCCCGATCGATCACGCCGTCCCAGGTTCCTACCCATAGCTGCAAACTTTCACACCAGAGCCAGCCTTGTGCATTTGGCTGTAATGGTTGGTAGCCCTGACCCAACTGAAGCCGCCAGCCTTGCAAGGAAGCAGGATCAAAGGGGTTGAAAATGAAATAATCGGGAGTCTTAAATACTCGCTCGTAGAGGCGCTTTTTATCCTCACGATCGACTCGTTCTGTACTCGGAGATAAAAGCTCGACAATGACATCTGGATAGCGCCCATCTTCTTCCCATAGAATCCACGATTTTCGCTCTCGGCTGCCATCGACATCAAGTGACACAAAGAAATCGGGTCCACGAAAATCCCGATTCATCGCTTGATTACGGCTGTAATAGACGAACATATTGCCGCCTGCAAAGAAATCAGTCCGGTCTTTAAGGGCAGATTGAACAGAGCGGATTAGGAGATTCATCGCGATGCGATGGCGGGCGCTTTCCAAGGGGACTCCATCATCGAAAGGTAAGTCAGTCGGCGGGGTCGGCATTTCCCATTCAGGAGAAACCGGACTGGTCGAAGATTGAGCGATCGACATTTCCATAGACACCGCATTGGAATGGGAATAGCTCTCATTCTACCGCGATCGCTGAATTCGCTGTTTTGCCAGTCGTGTCACTCACTTCACAGATGATTAATTTCTTATGTAAGAGTGCTAATCTCGATCTGTACATAAGAAAAATTTGAAATTCAGCCAGATCCTCATGACTCAACTTCGTTCTTTAAGGATCTGGCAGGGCGATCGCG
This genomic interval from Leptolyngbya sp. NIES-2104 contains the following:
- a CDS encoding barstar family protein, with the translated sequence MRNVSIEKASFCIARNFVKPEYILDGRRTTTLKAFYAEIGQVLLAGQPWGESLEALDQVLRGDYGLLPETFRLIWMNAAIARSALSYPETVEQLLQQLRECHPTVLIKTAWALRAALREQGPTVFDWLVERMDHHSSVELVLVEIEGVDDA
- a CDS encoding tyrosine-type recombinase/integrase, producing MVARSFPQVEAHLMPLPLDDRTVAPRRRGKTATIQLPLTDIRSVKVREFLNASGFERNTRRNYERELYRFLSWSELLWSEIKPHHLNAHYLWYLTEEVRTSQGNLLSTSSRNLAVMALRSFFAWLHKTYPDLVFTNPAIGLKGKAIPLPEAQSLTEEQQASVWNAVAQRGETQLRDRALVHILSHGLRAGEVVDLNMGAIGNHTTDGVSGKVLFIANTKTDRPRIVPLDPASWAEIESYLNWRRSQGEELSCDRPLLLSHHVTRRGERLTYHGIYFAIEKIGELAEIQHLHPHLFRHTYLTELLLDDIDPAHARRLGGIESESVFRRYTLRAEQEAAINAFFRNCQKRLRSLGTSGSNNALSFPPSQLENQVQTERLEIARKLLREGVTLEVVARSLDLSFQILQDLQHAEDLV
- a CDS encoding Uma2 family endonuclease gives rise to the protein MEMSIAQSSTSPVSPEWEMPTPPTDLPFDDGVPLESARHRIAMNLLIRSVQSALKDRTDFFAGGNMFVYYSRNQAMNRDFRGPDFFVSLDVDGSRERKSWILWEEDGRYPDVIVELLSPSTERVDREDKKRLYERVFKTPDYFIFNPFDPASLQGWRLQLGQGYQPLQPNAQGWLWCESLQLWVGTWDGVIDREPATGTCQWLRFYDADGRLVPLSEEAERARAEQAEQENARLIEQLRARGIDVDELLDQ
- a CDS encoding DUF362 domain-containing protein, with translation MAASDESALHITRRKILQFAGLAAGAATFPTACKAMTTSTEIDHAAEAANSTSVSKGQMSRVVLIKTEDRVTGTRKAIDLLQPDAIAGKTVFLKPNYNTADPAPAATDTRLLEALIQELQNAKAGQITIGDRSGMANTREAMTSKGVFQLADRFGVNAIVLDELKADDWQLFPAQGTHWSRGFAFARPILNAGAIVNTCCLKTHRFGGHFTLSLKNSVGMVAKYVPGNDYNYMSELHSSPHQRLMVAEINKAYQPALVLLDGVEALVNGGPEAGKQVKSNVILAGTDRVAVDVVAIGILRSLGTTEAVSRGSIWQLEQIRRAVELGLGATQAEQIEIITADKASRAMADQIRKLLIV